GAAGCAGCACATACTCGAATGACCCGATATTCGCTGTCTTCCGGCTGCTTGATCTGAATTTCATCTTTCTCATCGTTCTTTCCCTGTTCGCCATCCTGTTCACATACGACTCGATAAACGGTGAACGCGAATCGGGAACGTTACGATTGACGTTCTCTAACGCTGTTCCGAGAGTGAAATATATCGCCGCCAAGTTTGCGGGCGCCTGGCTTGGTCTGGTGATCCCGCTACTGGTCCCGATGCTGGTAGTCGTCTTGATGGTGATTCTCTCGAAGGTCCCATTCGAGGCGAGACACTGGCTTGACTTCACGTTATTTGCGGGAGTGGCTGTCGGCTATTTTTCCTTTTTTATCGCTCTGGGAATATTTGTCTCATCAATGACCCGCCGTGCGAACGTATCGTTCCTGATCCTTCTTGTCGCATGGGTCTCGCTTACGCTTATTGTCCCGAGAATAGGCGTGATGGCCGCGAGTAAGATCATTCAGGTGCCATCCGCGGCAGAAGTGAATGCCCTTGCCGATGCTTTTTCGAAAGACCAGTGGAAACAATACACCGAAGGCCTGATCAAGACATCACGCGAGCGAAACTCGCTCATGGCGGATATGACCGAGGAGGAGCGGGAAGTTTTTCAGGACGAGAACGAGTGGAACTGGATGGAAGAGAGTGACCGGGTGAGAAAGGAAATGCAGACTAATATCAAGGATCATTCCCGCAGGTTGCAGGAGGAGCATACCAATCAGTTGATCGAACAGGAACGGCTTGCCTTTCTAT
This region of Candidatus Latescibacterota bacterium genomic DNA includes:
- a CDS encoding ABC transporter permease subunit — its product is MFRILVLKELKVYFTSPKFISTFIACSILIILSVMVGIQDYKNDVKRYDTARQLERQVLEERTSWAYIGTRAFITPDPMRIFVSGITNDIGRFSDVSATEQVTLRSSTYSNDPIFAVFRLLDLNFIFLIVLSLFAILFTYDSINGERESGTLRLTFSNAVPRVKYIAAKFAGAWLGLVIPLLVPMLVVVLMVILSKVPFEARHWLDFTLFAGVAVGYFSFFIALGIFVSSMTRRANVSFLILLVAWVSLTLIVPRIGVMAASKIIQVPSAAEVNALADAFSKDQWKQYTEGLIKTSRERNSLMADMTEEEREVFQDENEWNWMEESDRVRKEMQTNIKDHSRRLQEEHTNQLIEQERLAFLFVRVSPASAFQLATMNIAGTDTGLKPRYQDAIENYRDTFLDHAAVKEKESGGGMGGISINFDTEKGISVSTPRDRPTIDISDMPMFMPPARTIGSVISETMTDLVLLVIYTVGALAAAFVAFLRYDVR